One genomic window of Halobellus limi includes the following:
- a CDS encoding helix-turn-helix domain-containing protein, translating to MIATRPPGFEQLLDVLEEAEEPLTAREILERLQARDVDAFETPYRVATVLGQIEERGGPVDVVEGSPYRYRSVE from the coding sequence ATGATCGCGACCCGGCCACCCGGGTTCGAACAGCTCCTCGACGTCCTCGAAGAGGCGGAGGAACCGCTCACCGCACGCGAAATCCTGGAGCGCCTGCAGGCGCGCGACGTCGATGCCTTCGAGACGCCCTATCGGGTCGCGACCGTCCTCGGGCAGATCGAAGAGCGCGGCGGTCCGGTCGACGTGGTCGAGGGGAGCCCGTACCGGTATCGGTCCGTCGAGTGA
- a CDS encoding inositol-3-phosphate synthase: MWIVRQETLTPMTSTGVWLIGARGNVATTAIAGARALARGETDTTGLVTAREPYSRLALPDVEELVFGGHDIREKSLLETARDLSSSGVPSPETVDAVAEDLRRIDRRIETGTAMNCGAAVDDLADEGPLDDRLSVDEVVERIRDDYRAFRREHGLDRVVVVNVASTEPPLDDSGRYDTIDAFERAIAADDRDLPASALYAYAALVDEHPYLNFTPSTGSALGGLRELADDRDVPHTGRDAKTGETLVKSALAPMFAGRNLRVRSWEGHNILGNDDGRVLEDEANKAGKLASKGGVLDSILPGLEHNRVRIDYTPSLGDWKTAWDYVHFEGFLNTEMTMQFTWEGSDSALAAPLVLDLVRLLAHADERGEGGLQRHLASFFKAPLGVDEHDLSRQFALLDEYVDRHAREAAVE, translated from the coding sequence ATGTGGATAGTTCGACAAGAGACGCTCACGCCTATGACAAGCACAGGAGTCTGGTTGATCGGCGCTCGCGGAAACGTCGCGACCACTGCGATCGCGGGAGCGCGCGCACTGGCCCGCGGAGAAACGGACACGACGGGCCTGGTGACGGCGCGGGAACCGTACTCCCGGCTGGCCCTCCCCGACGTCGAGGAACTCGTCTTCGGCGGCCACGATATCCGGGAGAAGAGCCTCCTGGAGACGGCGCGGGACCTCTCTTCGAGCGGTGTCCCGAGTCCGGAAACCGTCGACGCGGTGGCCGAAGACCTCCGTCGCATCGACCGGCGGATAGAGACGGGAACGGCGATGAACTGCGGAGCGGCGGTCGACGATCTCGCCGATGAGGGGCCCCTCGACGACCGGCTTTCCGTGGACGAGGTCGTCGAGCGCATCCGAGACGACTACCGGGCGTTCCGCCGGGAGCACGGCCTCGATCGCGTGGTGGTGGTGAACGTCGCCTCGACCGAACCCCCGCTGGACGACTCGGGCCGGTACGACACGATCGACGCGTTCGAGCGGGCGATCGCCGCCGACGACCGCGACCTCCCGGCGAGCGCGCTCTACGCGTACGCCGCGCTCGTCGACGAGCACCCGTACCTGAACTTCACGCCGAGTACCGGCTCGGCGCTCGGCGGCCTCCGGGAACTCGCTGACGACCGGGACGTCCCGCACACGGGCCGAGACGCCAAGACGGGTGAGACGCTCGTCAAGTCGGCGCTCGCACCGATGTTCGCCGGTCGGAACCTCCGCGTGCGCTCGTGGGAGGGCCACAACATCCTCGGCAACGACGACGGCCGGGTCCTCGAAGACGAGGCCAACAAGGCCGGGAAACTGGCGAGTAAGGGAGGCGTGCTCGACTCCATCCTGCCCGGTCTCGAACACAACCGGGTCCGAATCGACTACACGCCGTCGCTGGGCGACTGGAAGACCGCGTGGGATTACGTCCACTTCGAGGGCTTTCTGAACACCGAGATGACGATGCAGTTCACCTGGGAGGGCTCGGACTCGGCGCTCGCCGCTCCGCTCGTGCTAGATCTGGTGCGTCTGCTCGCTCACGCCGACGAGCGCGGCGAGGGGGGCCTCCAGCGCCATCTCGCGTCGTTCTTCAAGGCTCCGCTCGGCGTCGACGAACACGACCTCTCCCGGCAGTTCGCGCTGCTGGACGAGTACGTCGACCGGCACGCGAGGGAGGCCGCCGTCGAATGA
- a CDS encoding FxsA family protein: MRTRWVIALLLAIPLADTLLLLPIAGRIGFVPTVLLVVLTGLVGMLLVRAEGRHTFSKLQRKAATGEVPTNELLDGGLLIAAGAFLLTPGVVTDALGFALALPVTRYPIREVLKRYVVRPYLDRQTGGFVSGNVWVGGFPADDDVVNLDPEEYGRSGDDNS; this comes from the coding sequence ATGCGAACGCGCTGGGTCATCGCACTCCTGTTGGCGATCCCGCTCGCCGACACGCTCCTGTTGCTGCCGATCGCGGGACGGATCGGCTTCGTCCCGACAGTGCTCCTGGTGGTTCTCACCGGGCTCGTGGGGATGCTCCTCGTCCGCGCGGAGGGTCGCCACACCTTCTCGAAGCTCCAGCGGAAGGCCGCGACGGGCGAGGTCCCGACGAACGAACTCCTGGACGGGGGACTCCTGATCGCCGCCGGCGCGTTCCTGCTCACGCCCGGCGTCGTCACGGACGCGCTCGGGTTCGCGCTCGCGCTCCCGGTCACGCGCTATCCGATCCGCGAGGTGCTGAAGCGGTACGTCGTCCGGCCGTACCTGGACCGGCAGACCGGGGGCTTCGTCTCCGGCAACGTCTGGGTCGGCGGCTTCCCGGCCGACGACGACGTGGTGAACCTCGACCCCGAGGAGTACGGCCGCTCGGGCGACGACAACTCCTGA
- a CDS encoding TatD family hydrolase, protein MRIIDPHMHMVSRSSEDYRRARRAGIECCIEPAFWSGTDKQHAGSFFDYFEHITDFETERAERAAGMDHYVTIGLEPKEANYPEMAEKVMERIPEYLDRENVVGVGEIGLDQGTEAEEYAFRRQLRMAEERELPVIVHTPHENKPEGTERLVEMIREEDVTEERIVIDHNTEHTIDTSLQTDCWVGFTLYPGKIEDEKAIDLLEEYGTDKMILNSAADWDPSNPLAVPMARDKMIDRGWDREEVRKVVFENPYEFFDQSPNFDYEP, encoded by the coding sequence ATGCGTATAATCGACCCCCATATGCATATGGTGTCGCGCTCGAGCGAGGACTACCGGCGTGCCCGACGCGCGGGAATCGAGTGCTGTATCGAACCGGCGTTCTGGAGCGGGACCGACAAACAACACGCGGGCTCGTTCTTCGATTACTTCGAACACATCACCGACTTCGAGACCGAACGCGCCGAGCGCGCGGCCGGGATGGACCACTACGTCACCATCGGGCTCGAACCCAAAGAGGCGAACTACCCGGAGATGGCCGAGAAAGTGATGGAGCGCATCCCCGAGTACCTCGACCGCGAGAACGTGGTCGGCGTCGGCGAGATCGGTCTCGATCAGGGGACCGAAGCCGAGGAGTACGCGTTCCGCAGGCAGCTCCGGATGGCCGAGGAGCGCGAGCTCCCCGTCATCGTCCACACGCCCCACGAGAACAAACCGGAGGGGACCGAGCGGCTCGTCGAGATGATCCGGGAGGAGGACGTCACCGAGGAGCGAATCGTCATCGACCACAACACGGAACACACCATCGACACCAGCCTGCAGACGGATTGCTGGGTCGGCTTCACCCTCTACCCCGGCAAGATCGAGGACGAGAAGGCCATCGACTTACTCGAGGAGTACGGCACCGACAAGATGATTCTCAACAGCGCGGCCGACTGGGACCCCTCGAACCCCCTGGCGGTGCCGATGGCCCGGGACAAGATGATCGACCGCGGCTGGGACCGCGAGGAGGTCCGAAAGGTCGTCTTCGAGAACCCCTACGAGTTCTTCGACCAGTCGCCGAACTTCGACTACGAGCCCTGA
- a CDS encoding alkaline phosphatase family protein: MTASGGPTAARRVVVLDVVGLQRDHLVDGRTPNLTELLSQGTTADLRPPFPAVTVPAQTTLATGCSPAAHGDVANGEYDRDADAVAFWERDRGDRTRVWEAAADAGLTSGVLFFQHLVGTTADVAVTPSPIEDEENNLLEMDCWTNPDGFYDELEAEHGHFPLHSYWGPAADEGSSEWILTAAREAIERYDPDLLWVYVPHLDYDAQRHGPDAPETDAALEAVDELLGSFLSFLRGGERWEETVVNVVSEYGFHSVDAPAFPNRALWEVGLLSMTDDGRGGEEVDLSRSSAFAMVDHQIAHVYADSGVLADASETLETLDGVAEVLDDSGKAARDIDHPNAGDLVLVAEPDAWFQYYWWDTRETAPSYAADMDIHAKPGFDPCELFFGDDGLTSLDPTRVGGSHGRVDEETLGVYGLGGPAAPDRGTLDGPVDARAVAPTIAELLGVEERLDMDFEAASLLSGTHSASG, encoded by the coding sequence ATGACCGCGTCCGGCGGGCCAACCGCGGCCCGGCGCGTCGTCGTCCTGGACGTCGTCGGCCTCCAGCGCGACCATCTCGTCGACGGCCGCACGCCGAACCTGACCGAGTTACTGAGCCAGGGGACGACGGCCGACCTCCGGCCGCCGTTCCCCGCCGTCACGGTTCCGGCGCAGACCACGCTGGCGACCGGATGCTCGCCGGCGGCCCACGGCGACGTGGCGAACGGCGAGTACGACCGCGACGCCGACGCGGTGGCCTTCTGGGAGCGGGACCGAGGCGACCGCACTCGCGTCTGGGAGGCCGCCGCCGACGCCGGTCTCACCTCCGGCGTGCTGTTCTTCCAGCACCTCGTCGGGACGACCGCCGACGTCGCGGTGACGCCCTCGCCGATCGAGGACGAGGAGAACAACCTCCTCGAGATGGACTGCTGGACCAATCCCGACGGGTTCTACGACGAGCTGGAGGCCGAACACGGTCACTTCCCACTGCACAGCTACTGGGGGCCGGCGGCCGACGAGGGAAGCAGCGAGTGGATTCTGACCGCCGCCCGCGAGGCGATCGAACGGTACGACCCGGACCTGCTCTGGGTGTACGTCCCCCACCTCGACTACGACGCGCAGCGACACGGCCCCGACGCGCCGGAAACCGACGCGGCACTCGAAGCCGTCGACGAACTCCTCGGATCGTTCCTGTCGTTCCTCCGCGGGGGCGAGCGCTGGGAGGAGACGGTCGTGAACGTCGTCAGCGAGTACGGCTTCCACTCCGTCGACGCGCCCGCGTTCCCCAACCGCGCGCTCTGGGAGGTGGGACTGCTCTCGATGACCGACGACGGCCGCGGCGGCGAGGAGGTCGATCTCTCGCGCTCGTCCGCCTTCGCGATGGTCGACCACCAGATCGCGCACGTGTACGCCGATTCGGGAGTGCTCGCCGACGCCAGCGAGACGCTCGAAACGCTCGACGGCGTCGCCGAGGTGCTTGACGACAGCGGAAAGGCGGCCCGCGATATCGACCACCCGAACGCGGGCGACCTCGTGCTGGTCGCCGAACCCGACGCCTGGTTCCAGTATTACTGGTGGGACACCCGCGAGACGGCTCCGTCGTACGCCGCGGATATGGACATCCACGCCAAGCCCGGCTTCGATCCCTGCGAACTCTTCTTCGGCGACGACGGACTGACCTCGCTCGATCCGACGCGGGTCGGGGGATCCCACGGGCGCGTTGACGAGGAGACGCTGGGGGTGTACGGACTCGGCGGTCCCGCCGCCCCGGACCGAGGGACGCTCGACGGACCAGTCGACGCGCGGGCCGTGGCGCCGACGATCGCGGAGCTGCTCGGCGTCGAAGAGCGACTCGATATGGACTTCGAGGCGGCCTCGCTGCTGTCCGGTACGCACTCTGCTTCCGGCTGA
- a CDS encoding DUF5815 family protein, with protein sequence MAQPQVPGDGGETLELPCGETRSVRTLDLGMREFECSCGDAHAVVMDVHPPERFVPEFLVSVLRDAVETTSEEMPEFGTAHLMGIVLEEFPQRVVSADVSDDGDVGAGILWVTDFDSRRLHEIVVELVVELMEHAVSHAEDDTAVSEFERQMLDFDVSEFVTEYRAERDLSEDDVYA encoded by the coding sequence ATGGCACAACCGCAGGTCCCGGGCGACGGCGGTGAGACGCTCGAGCTTCCGTGCGGCGAGACCAGGTCCGTCCGCACGCTCGATCTGGGGATGCGCGAGTTCGAGTGTTCCTGCGGGGACGCACACGCGGTCGTGATGGACGTCCACCCCCCCGAGCGGTTCGTTCCCGAGTTCCTCGTCTCGGTGCTCCGCGACGCCGTCGAGACGACAAGCGAGGAGATGCCGGAGTTCGGGACGGCCCATCTGATGGGCATCGTCCTCGAAGAGTTCCCCCAGCGGGTCGTCTCCGCCGACGTGAGCGACGACGGCGACGTCGGCGCGGGGATCCTCTGGGTGACCGACTTCGACTCCAGACGACTCCACGAGATCGTCGTCGAACTCGTCGTCGAACTGATGGAGCACGCCGTCAGCCACGCCGAAGACGATACCGCGGTCTCGGAGTTCGAGCGACAGATGCTCGACTTCGACGTGAGCGAGTTCGTCACCGAGTACCGCGCGGAGCGGGACCTCTCCGAAGACGACGTGTACGCCTGA
- a CDS encoding UbiA family prenyltransferase — MTHSRRGTVRVRRTTAAYAELVRVPNLFTAPPDVIAGAALAVAAGGAVALPAVAGVGAASVLLYAAGTALNDFFDAPVDAEERPERPIPTGRVSRPAAGALGAALLLCAVLLAAAVAGTDAGIGAAAVAAAVVAYDGALKGGPAGFLAMGAARGLNVLLGTTATDISVASLPPWALGVPIAVAAYVAGVTLAAADEASGAARRSVVVAGGAAGVAGAAAVTLLATVGFTVRPLAAGVGVALAVGFLAVTGRALARAYRDPSPETIGPVIGTCVLALVVLDAAVAAVAGLGWTLVTVAFLGPAVGLARLFEVS, encoded by the coding sequence ATGACTCACTCCCGACGCGGTACAGTCCGCGTGCGACGCACCACGGCGGCGTACGCCGAGTTAGTTCGCGTCCCGAACCTCTTTACCGCACCGCCGGACGTGATAGCCGGAGCGGCGCTCGCCGTCGCCGCGGGTGGCGCAGTCGCGCTCCCTGCCGTCGCCGGCGTGGGCGCCGCGTCCGTACTGCTCTACGCCGCCGGTACGGCGCTCAACGACTTTTTCGACGCGCCCGTCGACGCCGAGGAACGCCCGGAGCGACCGATCCCCACCGGTCGGGTGTCGCGCCCGGCCGCCGGCGCTCTCGGAGCCGCGTTACTGCTCTGTGCCGTGCTCCTCGCGGCCGCAGTCGCCGGAACCGATGCCGGCATCGGCGCGGCCGCGGTCGCGGCGGCGGTCGTCGCGTACGACGGCGCTCTGAAGGGCGGCCCGGCGGGCTTCCTGGCGATGGGCGCGGCGCGCGGACTGAACGTCCTGCTCGGGACGACGGCCACCGATATCTCGGTCGCGTCTCTCCCGCCGTGGGCCCTCGGTGTACCGATCGCGGTCGCCGCGTACGTCGCGGGGGTGACGCTGGCGGCCGCCGACGAGGCGAGCGGCGCGGCCCGGCGGTCGGTGGTCGTCGCGGGCGGCGCCGCCGGCGTCGCCGGGGCCGCCGCGGTGACGCTCCTCGCGACCGTCGGCTTCACCGTCCGCCCGCTCGCCGCGGGCGTCGGCGTCGCACTCGCTGTCGGGTTTCTCGCCGTGACGGGACGAGCGCTCGCGCGGGCCTACCGCGACCCGTCGCCGGAGACGATCGGTCCGGTCATCGGAACGTGCGTGCTCGCGCTCGTCGTCCTCGATGCGGCCGTCGCGGCCGTCGCCGGCCTCGGGTGGACGCTGGTCACCGTCGCATTCCTCGGCCCCGCGGTCGGACTGGCGCGACTGTTCGAAGTCTCGTAA
- a CDS encoding DUF255 domain-containing protein, protein MTDDRTHVEWREWGPAPFEEARAADRPVLLALTATWCDSCHEMDAETYAEPRIAANVNDGFVPVRVDVDRRPSVRERYNMGGFPSTVFCTPDGSVITGATYLGPDGMRQVLGSVRDVWSERGDDAGRIPRALSGDPTPAGPVDERIESHLAGQLDEKWDPRFAGWGTDAKFPLPRTIEFALKRAREQATETLGVIGESLYDDESGGFYRYAEGRDWSDPHTEKVLDANAALVRAFANGYLYTGDDGLLDPALGTRDFLIERLWNGTAFGGSVAPAPDDAGGSGDGEGSAAVDSGDFGPRRDLTAYAGGNALAADAFLTLASYTDDETARSYATRVLDELDAALVAEDGTVVHFEATAGASGESESDAASGGEATNAPELLLEDHARVVGAFARARQVLGPDALASGRDPLDVARSVADRAIDALQEPDGAFRDGPETGVGLLDEPLRPLDGGVEMADALLDLGALVGELGDGDGATEASQRYEDAAHAGIAAFAGARERIGVQVAGYGSVAARLTRPDLVVAVGGPAGCDLHRAALRVADHEAVVVPRAPTVSAGVATVERGEQTREATTPEALMDAVSTLTRDA, encoded by the coding sequence ATGACCGACGATCGGACGCACGTCGAGTGGCGCGAGTGGGGACCGGCGCCCTTCGAGGAGGCCCGGGCCGCCGACCGTCCCGTGCTGCTCGCGCTCACCGCGACGTGGTGCGACAGCTGTCACGAGATGGACGCCGAGACCTACGCCGAACCGCGGATCGCCGCGAACGTCAACGACGGCTTCGTCCCGGTGCGGGTCGACGTCGACAGACGGCCGAGCGTCCGCGAACGATACAATATGGGCGGCTTTCCCTCGACGGTGTTCTGTACGCCCGACGGGAGCGTGATCACCGGCGCGACGTACCTCGGCCCCGACGGGATGCGGCAGGTGCTCGGCTCCGTCCGCGACGTCTGGAGCGAGCGCGGCGACGACGCCGGGCGGATCCCACGAGCGCTGTCGGGCGATCCGACGCCCGCGGGACCGGTCGACGAGCGGATCGAGTCGCACCTCGCCGGGCAACTCGACGAGAAGTGGGACCCGCGCTTTGCCGGGTGGGGCACCGACGCGAAGTTCCCGCTCCCCCGGACCATCGAGTTCGCGCTCAAGCGCGCCCGCGAGCAGGCGACCGAGACGCTCGGCGTGATCGGGGAGTCCCTCTACGACGACGAGTCCGGCGGGTTCTACCGCTACGCGGAGGGGCGAGACTGGTCGGACCCGCACACCGAGAAGGTGCTCGACGCGAACGCGGCGCTCGTTCGCGCGTTCGCCAACGGCTACCTCTACACCGGCGACGACGGCCTGCTCGATCCGGCGCTCGGGACCCGCGACTTCCTGATCGAGCGCCTCTGGAACGGGACCGCGTTCGGAGGCAGCGTCGCGCCCGCACCCGATGACGCCGGAGGGTCGGGCGACGGCGAGGGGTCGGCAGCGGTCGACTCGGGCGACTTCGGCCCGCGACGCGACCTGACGGCCTACGCCGGCGGCAACGCGCTGGCCGCGGACGCCTTCCTGACGCTCGCGTCGTACACCGACGACGAGACGGCGCGGTCGTACGCCACCCGCGTCCTCGACGAACTCGACGCTGCCCTCGTCGCCGAGGACGGGACGGTCGTGCACTTCGAGGCGACCGCGGGGGCGTCGGGCGAGTCCGAATCGGATGCGGCCTCCGGCGGCGAAGCCACGAACGCGCCCGAACTCCTGCTCGAAGACCACGCGCGGGTCGTCGGCGCGTTCGCTCGCGCGCGGCAGGTCCTCGGCCCGGACGCACTCGCCTCGGGGCGGGACCCGCTGGACGTCGCCCGCAGCGTGGCCGATCGGGCGATCGACGCCCTGCAGGAACCCGACGGCGCGTTCCGCGACGGCCCCGAAACGGGCGTCGGTCTGCTCGACGAGCCGCTCAGGCCGCTCGACGGGGGCGTCGAGATGGCGGACGCGCTCCTCGACCTCGGAGCGCTCGTCGGCGAGTTAGGAGACGGGGACGGAGCGACCGAAGCGTCTCAGCGGTACGAAGACGCCGCGCACGCCGGGATCGCCGCCTTCGCCGGCGCGCGGGAGCGGATCGGCGTCCAGGTCGCCGGATACGGATCGGTCGCGGCGCGGCTCACGCGCCCGGATCTCGTGGTCGCCGTCGGCGGCCCCGCGGGGTGTGACCTCCATCGGGCCGCGCTGCGCGTCGCCGACCACGAGGCCGTCGTCGTCCCCCGAGCACCGACCGTGTCGGCGGGCGTCGCGACCGTCGAGCGGGGTGAACAGACCCGCGAGGCGACCACGCCCGAGGCGTTGATGGACGCGGTCTCGACGCTCACGCGCGACGCCTGA
- a CDS encoding metal-dependent hydrolase: protein MPDLLTHVLLAYVAGAVVVGRTALPDRYLPVVTVGAVTPDVMKAAVLGEAVAGTAAGVPYSFWGIHTLGGVVVLAGVGAMTVRSDDRRAAFGALVLGGVTHLFLDLFVIRVDGFGAPYLFPLTAWLPPAGNLYASTDVWPAAVAIAVAVPVWLARRRG from the coding sequence ATGCCCGATCTGCTCACGCACGTGTTGCTCGCCTACGTCGCGGGCGCGGTCGTCGTAGGGCGGACCGCCCTGCCGGACCGATACCTCCCGGTCGTGACCGTGGGGGCCGTGACGCCGGACGTGATGAAGGCCGCCGTGCTCGGAGAAGCCGTCGCCGGGACCGCCGCCGGCGTTCCGTACTCGTTCTGGGGGATCCACACCCTCGGCGGCGTGGTCGTTCTCGCCGGCGTCGGAGCGATGACGGTCCGCAGTGACGACCGCCGGGCGGCGTTCGGCGCGCTGGTTCTCGGCGGCGTCACCCACCTGTTCTTGGACCTGTTCGTGATCCGCGTCGACGGGTTCGGCGCGCCGTATCTGTTCCCGCTCACCGCCTGGCTGCCGCCCGCCGGGAACCTCTACGCCAGCACCGACGTCTGGCCGGCGGCCGTCGCGATCGCGGTGGCGGTTCCGGTCTGGCTCGCGCGGCGACGGGGGTGA
- a CDS encoding sugar phosphate isomerase/epimerase family protein, producing the protein MRFAFSANAFQEYDPVETVEILADVGYDGVELLFGASHLHPADTDEDDVAAVENALDDAGLEISNCNAFMVTAEDFQHPSYVETDPGYRQQRLDYTRECLRLADAFGADSISVQPGGPIPEGKSREWAMETFAEGMRSIAQTAEDLDVDLLIEPEPDLLIETTDQYLDIDGRIDSGAVGCNFDAGHLFCVGEDPAEAVGRLADHTPHYHLEDIPADRTHEHTQLGDGAMDIDGFLEAVEATGHEGLVTVELYPYQETAEETAREAYEYLEEHGWA; encoded by the coding sequence ATGCGATTCGCCTTCTCAGCCAACGCGTTCCAGGAGTACGACCCGGTCGAGACCGTCGAGATCCTGGCCGACGTCGGGTACGACGGGGTGGAACTGCTGTTCGGCGCGTCGCACCTCCACCCGGCCGACACCGACGAGGACGACGTCGCCGCGGTCGAGAACGCCCTCGACGACGCCGGCCTCGAAATCAGCAACTGCAACGCGTTCATGGTGACCGCGGAGGACTTCCAGCACCCCTCCTACGTCGAGACCGATCCCGGGTACCGCCAGCAGCGCCTCGACTACACCCGCGAGTGCCTCCGCCTGGCCGACGCGTTCGGGGCCGACTCCATCTCCGTCCAGCCGGGGGGCCCCATTCCCGAGGGGAAGTCCCGCGAGTGGGCGATGGAGACGTTCGCGGAGGGGATGCGGTCGATCGCACAGACCGCAGAAGACCTGGACGTCGACCTGTTGATCGAACCCGAGCCGGACCTGCTGATCGAGACGACCGATCAGTACCTCGACATCGACGGCCGGATCGACTCCGGGGCCGTCGGCTGCAACTTCGACGCGGGGCACCTCTTCTGCGTCGGCGAGGACCCCGCCGAGGCCGTCGGACGGCTCGCCGACCACACGCCCCACTACCACCTCGAGGACATCCCGGCCGACCGCACGCACGAACACACCCAGTTGGGCGACGGCGCGATGGACATCGACGGATTTCTCGAGGCGGTCGAGGCGACGGGCCACGAGGGGCTCGTCACCGTCGAGCTGTACCCGTATCAGGAGACCGCCGAGGAGACGGCCCGCGAGGCGTACGAGTACCTCGAAGAGCACGGGTGGGCCTGA
- a CDS encoding sugar phosphate isomerase/epimerase family protein, whose amino-acid sequence MVELAFSTNAYTEYALPEAVRRIGAHGYDGVELLGDEPHAYFPTFGDDDERALCDALAEAGLSVSNVNANTAMGYYDDAPPSAFFEPSVVTDDDEAREWRVEYTKRAVDLAETVGSPAVCLATGRPLAGNPPERAREHLRASLHEILDYAEPRGIDVGIEFEPELLVECTDEVLALIHEIGRESLGVNLDVGHAAVYGEDLTETIHRSAGHITGVHLEDIVGGRRGKHYHRIPGEGDLDFRTVFDALDDVGYDGFVTLELYTYSHDPDRAADRAYEELTQYC is encoded by the coding sequence ATGGTCGAGTTGGCCTTCTCCACGAACGCCTACACCGAGTACGCGCTCCCGGAGGCGGTTCGCCGCATCGGCGCTCACGGCTACGACGGCGTCGAACTACTCGGCGACGAGCCCCACGCCTACTTCCCGACGTTCGGCGACGACGACGAGCGCGCGCTGTGCGACGCCCTCGCGGAGGCCGGGCTGTCGGTGTCGAACGTCAACGCGAACACGGCGATGGGTTACTACGACGACGCGCCGCCCTCGGCGTTCTTCGAGCCGAGCGTCGTCACCGACGACGACGAGGCCCGCGAGTGGCGCGTCGAGTACACGAAGCGCGCCGTCGACCTCGCCGAGACGGTGGGGTCGCCCGCGGTCTGTCTCGCGACCGGACGACCCCTCGCGGGGAACCCGCCGGAACGCGCCCGGGAGCACCTCCGCGCGTCGCTCCACGAGATTCTCGACTACGCGGAGCCGCGGGGCATCGACGTCGGCATCGAGTTCGAACCGGAACTGCTCGTCGAGTGCACCGACGAGGTGTTGGCCCTGATACACGAGATCGGCCGCGAGTCGCTGGGCGTCAACCTCGACGTCGGGCACGCGGCCGTGTACGGAGAGGACCTCACGGAGACCATCCACCGGAGCGCGGGCCACATCACCGGCGTACACCTGGAGGACATCGTCGGCGGCCGTCGGGGCAAGCACTACCACCGGATCCCCGGCGAGGGCGACCTCGACTTCCGGACCGTCTTCGACGCGCTGGACGACGTCGGCTACGACGGGTTCGTCACCCTGGAGCTGTACACGTATTCGCACGACCCCGATCGGGCCGCCGACCGTGCGTACGAGGAACTGACACAGTACTGCTGA